GTTGGTCCGCCGCCTTCTCTTGCCTTGTCAATTGCTTCTTTGCAAGTCTTGAGGACTAACATTACATCATTACCGTCTATTGAGATTCCCGGGAATCCATACGCCTTTGCTCGGTCTGATAAATCGGTAAGAGCAGTCTGAAGTCTAAGAGGCACTGATTCAGCCCAAAAGTTGTTTTGGCATATATATACTATTGGCAGTTTATGAACGCCTGCAAAGTTTAATGCCTCGTGGAAACATCCTCTGCTCGTTGCCCCATCTCCGAAAAAACTTACGGCTACATTCTTTTTCCCAAGAAGTTTAAAACCGTAAGCGGCACCTGTGCCAAGGACAATTTGAGCAGCAACTGTACTTGCAGGTGTGATTACATTGAGTGGAGCATAGCCATAATGACAAGGATGAGACTTCCCCTTATCAGGACTTGTCTTTCTTGCATAAATTTGAGCCATAATGACCTTCGGTGGAACTTTCTTTCCTATATTCGCACCAAGCTCACGATGAGAGGGAGCTACGATATCTTCTTTTGTAAGGAGGAATGATGGGACAACAGTAGTTGCCTCCTGTCCCACAGCCGAAAAATAAGTGCCCCCAAAACGCGCCTGTTTAAATAGTTTGCGTGCCTCTTCATCAAAATCTCTAGTAAGTTTCAGATAATAATAAAGCTCTTTCAGTTTTTCAGGTTCAATTACGGTATCTATGGCTCACACCCCCTATTTGTTTTAACCTATTTATTCTAAATAAATGTTTTTTCTATGGACCTACATGGGTCAACCCTGAAAGATTTTCATTTTCTGCCCATTTAGGATATCGTTTCAAAATTTTGAGTTCTTCTTCAAGCAATACTTGATGTCCCTTTTCAAAGGTAGACAAATATTCAAACATAAACCTGCCGCTTTGGTCTTTAATCAATTTTGCATAGTTTCTGTAAAAACGGAATGCTGCCTTTTCTTTCTTAATGGCATATTCAATAACTTCCACAAGTTCTGCCTTATCTATATCGATATCAGGTTTTGCCTTTGCCGATGCCTTTTTTTTGGGAGCTTTTTCTCCCGATTCCTTTTCATAAATACCTGTTAAAAGTCTTTCATGCTCTGCTTCTTCCTTTGATAAGGATTTCAATTTTTTTCTTATGAGAGGATTTTTCACGCGTGCGGAAAGTTTCTTGTATAGGAGAGCAGAATCCCTTTCTCTACCAATAGCTATAGTTAATACATCAAGGGCTGTAAGCTTTTTTTTTGCCAATTTTTCACCTCGAAAAGTTAAATCAATCCAAAACTTCTTCAAATTTTTCTTTTGGAGCGCCACACCTTGGGCACTCCTCAGGAGGTTCTTCTCCTGTATGAATATATCCACATACAGAACATCTCCACTTCTTCATAATTTCTCATCCCCTTTGAAGCACTATTCTATTCTTCCGGCTTACAGGCATCTACAGGGCAAACTTCAGCACAGGTTCCGCATTCAGTACATTTTTGTGGATCAATAACAAAAATAGGATCACCTTCACTGATTGCATTTTCAGGACAAGAATCAACACAAGTACCACAAGCGATACACTCATCAGTTATCTTATAAGACATACCATACCTCCTCAATCATTTGTTTATTGTTATTACTCTTTTTCATGAGAATTCAACTGACTCTCATATTCAATAAGCAATCTTTCAAGATCTTTTTTATGTTCCAATTCAAGATTTGCAAGTGATTTGAAGAGGGAATTCAGCTCCTCGAAATGTTCTGCTTTCGATTTATTGAGATAAAAGAGAGCTGACTCCTCCTCTCGCACAATAGCTTCCTTGATTGCTTCAATCATAATTTTCAACTTTTCTCTTTTCTCAGGAGACATAAATTCCAACTAAATGACAAAAAATTTTACTCAATTATCTATATGAATTTATTTATTTAGCAGCTATGTCAAGAAATTTAAATATTCTTCCAAAAAAAATATAAGAACATATTAGTTATTTTCGTGATGATATTTCAATATCATTTTTAAGAGAGCTTAAAATTTTATTTTTAACATCTTCAAGATTTCCTTCAAGAAGTATTCCTGCGGCATGAGAGTGACCTCCGCCATTGAATTTTTTTGCAAACTTATTGACATCGAAATCATTCTTTGATCTCAAACTTACCTTTATTTTTCCATCATCTCTTTCGAGGAAAAGAAGATAAATTTCAATGTCGCCTATAAAGCCAAGCTGATCTATAAAACCATCTGTTTCTTCATATTCAACATTTTCTTTTTTTCTCATTTCAAGTGTTACTTCAGACCACACTATTCTTCCGCCGCACATAGATTGAATATTAGTCAGAACCTCTCCCAACAACCGCATTCTTTCTTCACTCTTTTGTTCATAAATCTTGCTGTAAACAAAATCAGGCGATACCCCTATCTCGATCATTTCAGCTGTAATCCGATGAACTTCTGATGTTGTATTGGAATACTTGAATGCACCTGTATCAGTTAATATAGCAGTGTAAATTCCAAGGGCAGCATTTTTATCTATTTCAATATTCATTGATTTTGCTATGCGGTAAACAAGTTCTCCTGTTGAACTTGCCTTAGAATCTATATAATTTAAGTCGGCAAATCCTGAATTGGATGCATGGTGGTCAATGCATATTTTTTTTGAAGGGGCAGAAGACACTAAATTTGACATAGTTCCAAGCCGTTCCAATGTGCTAATATCGAGGATAACAACAATATCAGATTCCAATAATGGTTCATTTTCATTGCATAATGTATAAGGGGCATATTCACAAAGAAATTTATAATTTTCCGGAACAGGATCGCTATTGAGAATTAGTACTTCCTTGCCAAGCTTTTTAATCAAGCTGTAAACTGCAAGCTCTGAGCCAAGGCCATCTCCATCAGGGTTCATATGTGTTGTAATTATGACCCTCTGAAATAAAGACAAAGCTTTTCTAAATTCTGCAGTAAAAGACTCTAATGAATTAGCCATCAAAATATAAGAAATCTTTTATGGGCAAAACCTTATTGGTTATAAATAGGAGCCATAAAGAATTGAAAAAGTTTCAACCCCCTTCGAAGATAGGTCTTTCCTTCTTGGAAAACCATTCTGAAGGATTAGAAAGATATTCAAATGTTTCCTCTAAAATCTTGTAATGATTTGACTCCTGTTCAGCTATCCTTGAATAAAATTCCTTCTCCAACTCATTATCAGCTTCTTCTTCATGCTTTTTATAAAAATCGTAACCCTTGCTTTCTATATCCATTGCAATCTTGATTGCTTCAATATCATCAGCATCGGCAGCTGCATTTTTATCAAGCTCTTTTTCCGCTTCCTTAAAGATGGAATCGAATTCCATAGGCATAACTCTTTCATCTTTCTCCGGCTTTGGAAGCTCAGGCCATTTTTCATCCTTTTCAAGGGAATCCCATATTTGTTTAATCATTGTTATATGGCCATGTTCTTCCTTTGCGAGGGAATCAAAGATGACTTTGCCAAGGCGATTTTTACATTTCTTGGCTGATTTTTGATAAAAATCATAACCGTCAAGTTCTGTTTGATATGCTATCTTTAAAGCTTCAATCTTATCCTTCATTTTTATACCTCCCGGTAATTTACCATCTTTCCATTATTTTTTTTCCAATCAACTGCCTGAAGTATTTATCTTCATCAGCAATATAAACGCTTCCTTCTCCTAAAATGTTTTTAGCACAAAGCTCTCCCTGTGCAGAAGCGCTGTTCCAGCCAAAATTGATACGATTAAGATTCCTGTTTATATCATAGACTTGTGCGGCATCTCCTGCTGAAAAAATATTCGAAACTGATGAACGAAGTTCTTCACTCACAAGTATTCCTTTTTCAACCGAAATTTCTGAATCTCTGAGGAAAGCAACATTCGGTTCATAGCGGTCTGATGAAACAACTATATTACAATTTATTTCTTTTCCTCCTGATGTAATAACATTTAATTCATCTGCACTCAAAGAAACAACATCATTTATTTCTTCTTCAAGTAAAATATCGATTCCCCTTTCTTTCATCTTCGAAAAAAGTGCATTATTATCAATTTCCTCTCCAAAACCGGGCAAGAGTTCGTTCTCTTTGGTTATATATGTCACATCCAATCCTGCTTTTTTCAACCCTCTTGCAAGTTCAATTCCTGTATATCCTTCTCCTGAAATTACCGCTTTCTTTGATGTTTCAATCTTCTTCCTAATCCTCAGAGCGTCAGCCGAATCAGAAAGACAGTCTATATACTGGCGCGCATGTTCTAAATTCGAAGGAACTTGCGATGATGCACCCGTAGCTATTACAAGATAATTATAGTCAATTTTTTCTCCTGTTGCCAATAAGATCGAGTTTTTATCTGCCTCAACTTTGATAACCCTTTTTCCTGCTATAACAGAAACATTATCAGACTTTATCATGTTTTCCATAAAAAGCGCATTATCAGGTACATCTCCAGATATATACTCAACTAAAGCAGGTTTTATATAGAAGGGTTTTGCTTCAGCCGAAACCATAACAATTTCCGAACTTGAATCTTCCTTTGACAATGTTTTAGCTGCGCTTACTGCCGCAGGTCCTGTTCCAATAATTACATATTTCATTTTTCAATCTACCTCGCTTAAAAAATCATTATTCCCTGATGCCTATATACACAATAAATAATTATTCTCAAATATTTTTCTCTTTCAGTTGAAAAAAGGGTCTAAAATAAAAAGAAGAAATGCCTTTATGAAATCCTTTTTTTCTTCGCAATGATCTTCATCATTTCAACCATCAGGCGCACACCGCTTCCAGTGGGTCCCTTCTGAAAATAGTCATGTTTCTTTTCATTCCAGCAGGTGCCTGCAATATCGAGATGCGCCCACGGAGTTTTTTCATCGACAAACTCTTTAAGAAAAATTCCTCCAATGATTGTTCCGGCTGAACCGCTCCCAATGTTTTTAATATCAGCAATATCACTTTTAATATCTTCTTTATAATCATCCCATAAAGGCAATTCCCAAACTCTTTC
This genomic interval from Candidatus Schekmanbacteria bacterium contains the following:
- a CDS encoding thiamine pyrophosphate-dependent dehydrogenase E1 component subunit alpha, which gives rise to MDTVIEPEKLKELYYYLKLTRDFDEEARKLFKQARFGGTYFSAVGQEATTVVPSFLLTKEDIVAPSHRELGANIGKKVPPKVIMAQIYARKTSPDKGKSHPCHYGYAPLNVITPASTVAAQIVLGTGAAYGFKLLGKKNVAVSFFGDGATSRGCFHEALNFAGVHKLPIVYICQNNFWAESVPLRLQTALTDLSDRAKAYGFPGISIDGNDVMLVLKTCKEAIDKAREGGGPTFIECKTYRWYGHSEIDPADYRSPEEVEYWKKRDPIPAYEKYLLDNELITQEEIDEIQSRIRKEIDEAVEYAENSPFPQPEEALEDLYYEGGENA
- a CDS encoding rubredoxin, translated to MKKWRCSVCGYIHTGEEPPEECPRCGAPKEKFEEVLD
- a CDS encoding 4Fe-4S dicluster domain-containing protein; translated protein: MSYKITDECIACGTCVDSCPENAISEGDPIFVIDPQKCTECGTCAEVCPVDACKPEE
- a CDS encoding bifunctional oligoribonuclease/PAP phosphatase NrnA — encoded protein: MANSLESFTAEFRKALSLFQRVIITTHMNPDGDGLGSELAVYSLIKKLGKEVLILNSDPVPENYKFLCEYAPYTLCNENEPLLESDIVVILDISTLERLGTMSNLVSSAPSKKICIDHHASNSGFADLNYIDSKASSTGELVYRIAKSMNIEIDKNAALGIYTAILTDTGAFKYSNTTSEVHRITAEMIEIGVSPDFVYSKIYEQKSEERMRLLGEVLTNIQSMCGGRIVWSEVTLEMRKKENVEYEETDGFIDQLGFIGDIEIYLLFLERDDGKIKVSLRSKNDFDVNKFAKKFNGGGHSHAAGILLEGNLEDVKNKILSSLKNDIEISSRK
- a CDS encoding FAD-dependent oxidoreductase, with amino-acid sequence MKYVIIGTGPAAVSAAKTLSKEDSSSEIVMVSAEAKPFYIKPALVEYISGDVPDNALFMENMIKSDNVSVIAGKRVIKVEADKNSILLATGEKIDYNYLVIATGASSQVPSNLEHARQYIDCLSDSADALRIRKKIETSKKAVISGEGYTGIELARGLKKAGLDVTYITKENELLPGFGEEIDNNALFSKMKERGIDILLEEEINDVVSLSADELNVITSGGKEINCNIVVSSDRYEPNVAFLRDSEISVEKGILVSEELRSSVSNIFSAGDAAQVYDINRNLNRINFGWNSASAQGELCAKNILGEGSVYIADEDKYFRQLIGKKIMERW